The following are encoded in a window of Flavobacterium cupriresistens genomic DNA:
- a CDS encoding cell surface protein, protein MLKIALKQFRLVLLLPAVLLLVNCSGGDESKENGNTGQDDSGYSVQRAAIVTVTSKGIVSTEATYSWSVTTAPSENYSLANATAKEALFAATETGTYELTVTINDKGNVQTQKAKVNVSKETKELKTYIAKVFDFKPAPGQFINDLPAANDGEPFEKILSRANSYLAKKNGDLLSLGAFGGYIVFGFDHTIVNIKGKRDFRVLGNAFWAEANPKPDATMRGGSSEAGVIMVSYDKNKNGLPDDEWYEIEGAGHKLEKAIHNYEITYFRPDPNKIPVPGGTTGSVGFVDMEYIYWKDNQGKNGYLVQNNAYNHSLDYWPKWLRNQESITFKGTRLPDNAVDESGKGSYFVQYAFLYGYADNAPNNDNDSGIDIDWAIDKDGKKLHLPGIDFVKVYNGLNQQAGWLGETSTEIMGATDLHLLGENIATRP, encoded by the coding sequence ATGTTAAAAATAGCTTTAAAACAGTTCCGATTGGTGTTGCTTTTGCCGGCAGTATTGTTGCTTGTAAATTGTTCCGGTGGTGACGAAAGTAAAGAGAACGGGAATACAGGACAAGATGATTCCGGGTATAGCGTACAAAGGGCTGCAATAGTAACGGTAACTTCTAAAGGGATCGTAAGCACAGAAGCCACCTATAGTTGGAGCGTAACCACAGCACCATCAGAAAATTATTCTTTAGCTAACGCAACTGCAAAAGAAGCCTTATTTGCAGCAACAGAAACGGGTACTTACGAATTAACAGTAACTATAAACGATAAAGGGAATGTACAGACCCAAAAAGCGAAAGTAAATGTAAGTAAAGAAACCAAAGAACTTAAAACGTACATCGCCAAAGTATTTGATTTCAAACCCGCTCCGGGACAATTCATAAATGATTTACCAGCCGCCAATGACGGAGAACCTTTTGAAAAGATCCTGAGCAGAGCCAATAGTTATCTGGCTAAGAAAAATGGAGACTTGCTTTCGCTGGGTGCCTTTGGAGGTTACATTGTTTTCGGCTTTGACCATACTATTGTGAACATAAAAGGCAAACGTGATTTTAGAGTATTAGGAAATGCATTTTGGGCAGAAGCGAATCCAAAACCAGACGCTACTATGCGCGGAGGAAGCAGTGAAGCTGGCGTAATAATGGTTTCTTATGATAAAAACAAAAATGGTCTTCCTGACGACGAATGGTACGAAATAGAAGGAGCAGGTCATAAATTGGAGAAAGCGATTCACAATTACGAAATCACGTATTTCAGACCTGATCCAAACAAAATACCAGTTCCGGGTGGTACAACAGGAAGTGTAGGATTTGTAGATATGGAATACATCTACTGGAAAGACAATCAGGGAAAAAACGGGTATCTAGTGCAAAATAATGCTTATAATCATTCTTTAGATTACTGGCCAAAATGGCTTAGAAATCAGGAGTCGATCACTTTTAAAGGCACCAGATTACCGGATAATGCCGTTGATGAAAGTGGTAAAGGAAGTTACTTCGTGCAATATGCCTTTTTATACGGCTACGCAGATAATGCTCCAAACAACGACAATGATTCCGGAATTGATATTGACTGGGCAATCGATAAAGACGGAAAGAAACTTCATCTTCCAGGGATAGATTTTGTGAAAGTATACAACGGTCTTAACCAACAAGCCGGATGGTTAGGCGAAACTTCGACAGAAATAATGGGTGCCACAGATTTGCATCTTTTGGGTGAAAATATCGCAACCAGACCTTAA